One window of Triticum dicoccoides isolate Atlit2015 ecotype Zavitan chromosome 5A, WEW_v2.0, whole genome shotgun sequence genomic DNA carries:
- the LOC119297725 gene encoding dehydration-responsive element-binding protein 1H-like — MDMAIDSWISSPSSSTSGHEHGEVVLVWSPAAKRPAGRTKFKETRHPVYRGVRRRGSAGRWVCEVRVPGKRGERLWLGTYVAAESATRAHDATMLALLGHSASAAACLNFPDSAWLLVMPPWLSDLADIRRAAIEAVAIFLCLEAAAVVPIIDEATSPVYLPSPVDNADEVFQVPTFSAQSSDMFELDMSGEMDLDAYYAGFAQGMLLEPPPTPTYWENGECGDGGAAAGLWSY; from the coding sequence ATGGACATGGCCATCGACAGCTGGATCAGCTCCCCTTCCTCATCGACGTCCGGGCACGAGCACGGGGAGGTGGTGCttgtgtggtcgccggcggcgaagcGGCCCGCGGGGCGCACCAAGTTCAAGGAGACGCGCCACCCGGTGTACCGCGGCGTGCGGCGCCGGGGCAGTGCGGGGCGGTGGGTGTGCGAGGTGCGCGTCCCCGGCAAGCGCGGCGAGCGGCTCTGGCTCGGGACGTACGTCGCCGCCGAGTCGGCCACGCGCGCGCACGACGCCACCATGCTCGCGCTGCTCGGccactccgcctccgccgcggcgtGCCTCAACTTCCCGGACTCCGCGTGGCTGCTCGTCATGCCCCCGTGGCTCTCCGACTTGGCCGATATCCGACGCGCGGCCATCGAGGCCGTCGCGATTTTCCTGTGCCTGGAGGCCGCCGCCGTGGTGCCCATCATCGACGAGGCCACCTCGCCCGTGTACCTGCCGTCGCCCGTGGACAATGCCGACGAAGTGTTTCAGGTGCCGACTTTCTCTGCGCAGAGCAGCGACATGTTCGAGCTCGACATGTCCGGGGAAATGGACCTGGACGCGTACTACGCAGGCTTTGCGCAGGGGATGCTCCTCGAGCCGCCGCCCACGCCGACGTACTGGGAAAACGGAGAATGCGGCGACGGCGGAGCGGCCGCCGGCCTCTGGAGCTACTGA